From a region of the Rhipicephalus microplus isolate Deutch F79 chromosome X, USDA_Rmic, whole genome shotgun sequence genome:
- the LOC142777045 gene encoding uncharacterized protein LOC142777045 encodes MALDGVAPKKLCLNLQPPAPFDFVNPGTWPAWLSRYEDYAVVSGLTQASGDMQVRSLLYCMGPEAHPLLETFSLDTASLASFQAVAASFTDHFVHPANELYESSRFHRRVQLPDESVDAYYAELCRMVKRCNYPSVEVEQRLVRDGFVVGLRDSRLSDQLCRNAKLTLKEAWMQARQSEDADKEKTLPQNCAEHSRELHLDAV; translated from the coding sequence ATGGCCCTTGACGGAGTGGCGCCGAAAAAGCTCTGCCTCAACCTTCAGCCGCCCGCACCGTTCGACTTCGTGAACCCGGGAACCTGGCCAGCATGGCTCAGCCGCTACGAGGACTACGCCGTCGTTTCCGGCCTGACTCAAGCATCCGGCGACATGCAGGTACGCTCGTTGTTGTACTGCATGGGGCCGGAGGCCCACCCACTTCTTGAGACGTTCTCGCTCGACACCGCATCACTCGCCTCATTTCAAGCGGTTGCCGCCAGCTTCACCGACCACTTCGTGCATCCGGCGAATGAACTGTACGAGTCGTCGCGTTTTCACCGGCGTGTTCAGTTACCCGACGAGAGCGTTGACGCCTACTACGCCGAACTGTGTAGAATGGTGAAGCGGTGCAACTATCCGTCAGTTGAGGTGGAGCAAAGGCTTGTACGCGATGGATTCGTCGTCGGCCTCCGCGACTCGCGCCTTTCGGACCAGCTTTGCCGGAACGCGAAGTTGACGCTCAAAGAAGCATGGATGCAGGCCCGTCAATCAGAAGAcgccgacaaagaaaaaacgttgCCTCAAAACTGCGCAGAGCACTCCCGCGAGCTACACCTCGACGCCGTATGA